A single Gambusia affinis linkage group LG20, SWU_Gaff_1.0, whole genome shotgun sequence DNA region contains:
- the osbpl7 gene encoding oxysterol-binding protein-related protein 7, giving the protein MDVNGPSLNRSQSVASGLEKTSPSWNKPALSQSSSTLSSRHSRQVIKDWEVIDDLQVEMQAGSECPQDMSPPGMCEGYLLKRRKWPLKGWHKRYFVLEAGILRYSKNQQDVSKGRVQGSLDVSHTVMSINKKSNRIDLDAGDILYHIKAKSHDLFYIWVTKLQAHRLYKKNEMTHAHSGLLQMLSNTTQTGQAHRNGDVSLAGVENSAGGSGVLPSANTAVNTKVSAWLRHSHNPDTCVQELNRCNLDLSELNRLILRLQAMEVGQNFTNGDLQRIISTQNLSLEKPKKTKSGKIWGHSRTLSRVEALGMPVRGISKSLSSSHLSSSSHLGVSVPSIPDYVYSQLSPPTILSPEGKKIQQDICAMSTQVLSSLKSVHETLSLERQKLQEAWEANNLHQSNTLAVPAPSHGPPSVTDSAAEYFDANDDVLCGSSSEVSDESGLSDGSTSNSEPEEGHASTTRKYRASISRTPNNVVLKRTGHRTTLPAPCPDNSHVGLMAILYNNIGKDLARVSMPAALNEPINLLQRLCEELEYSELLDTASNTPDPYQRMVYVAAFAISGYSTATFRNRYKPFNPVLGETFECIRDDRGFRFISEQVCHHPPISACHAESENFTFWQDQRWKNKFWGKSLEIVPTGMVNVTLPRYGDHYEWNKVVTCIHNVLSQQRYLEHYGEVTIQNLTNNTCTCKITFVKSRYWGSDSNKNEVQGTVIDQSGNVIHRFGGLWHEGIFCDTLPTPKCIWKPNPQPKDYLLYYGFSSFAMELNELTPNLKPLLPPTDTRLRPDQRMLEEGKVAEADKKKDDVEEIQREQRKQLAKRGEEHIPRFFKKAKDSCGRDVWLTNGTYWKLRDDPGFSNLENIVLW; this is encoded by the exons ATGGACGTGAATGGACCTTCACTCAATCGCAGCCAGTCGGTGGCGAGTGGTCTGGAGAAGACGTCACCATCGTGGAATAAGCCGGCCCTCTCTCAAAGCAGCAGCACTCTGTCATCTCGTCACTCCAGACAG GTTATCAAAGACTGGGAAGTAATTGATGACCTTCAAGTAGAAATGCAAGCAGGAAGTGAGTGTCCTCAGGATATGAGTCCTCCAGGAATGTGTGAGGGGTATCTTCTCAAGAGGAGGAAGTGGCCTCTGAAAGGCTGGCACAAG aGATATTTTGTTCTGGAAGCAGGAATCTTACGCTACTCCAAAAACCAACAAGAT gtCTCCAAGGGTCGAGTCCAGGGTTCACTAGATGTTAGTCACACTGTTAtgtcaataaacaaaaaatctaatcGTATCGACTTGGACGCTGGGGACATCCTCTATCACATCAAG GCAAAAAGCCACGATCTCTTCTACATTTGGGTGACGAAGCTGCAAGCACACCGCCTATACAAAAAGAACGAGATGACTCACGCTCACAGTGGCCTCCTGCAGATGCTGTCCAACACAACTCAGACTGGACAAGCTCACAGAAATGGAGATGTG AGTTTGGCAGGAGTTGAAAACTCAGCGGGAGGATCGGGGGTCTTACCGTCAGCCAACACCGCCGTGAACACCAAGGTGTCGGCCTGGCTGAGGCACAGCCACAATCCAGACACATGCGTTCAAG AGTTAAATCGCTGTAATTTGGACCTGTCGGAGCTGAACCGTTTAATTCTGAGGCTTCAGGCCATGGAGGTGGGCCAGAATTTCACTAACGGAGACCTGCAACGCATCATCAGCACACAG aatctgTCACTTGAGAAGCCAAAGAAGACAAAGTCAGGAAAGATTTGGGGTCACTCTCGCACACTATCCAGAGTGGAGGCCCTGGGAATG CCTGTTCGGGGGATTTCCAAGTCG CTGTCCTCCAGTCACCTGAGCAGCTCGTCCCACCTCGGTGTGTCGGTGCCCTCTATCCCCGACTATGTCTACTCCCAGCTGTCCCCTCCCACTATCTTATCACCTGAGGGCAAGAAAATTCAGCAGGACATCTGCGCCATGTCAACTCAAG TGCTTTCTTCCCTGAAGTCAGTGCATGAAACTCTGTCCCTGGAGAGGCAAAAATTGCAAGAGGCCTGGGAAGCCAACAACCTCCATCAGTCTAACACGTTAGCTGTG CCTGCGCCGTCTCACGGGCCTCCTTCAGTAACAGATTCGGCAGCAGAGTATTTTGATGCCAACGACGACGTCCTTTGTGGTAGCTCTTCTGAGGTGTCTGATGAATCCGGGCTCAGTGATGGAAGCACCAGTAATTCAGAACCAGAGGAGGGACATG CATCAACAACCAGGAAGTACCGAGCAAGTATTTCCAGGACTCCAAACAATGTTGTTCTCAAGAGAACTGGCCATCGAACGACTCTACCGGCTCCCTGCCCTGACAACAGCCACGTCGGCCTCATGGCTATTCTCTACAACAACATAG GTAAAGACTTGGCTCGAGTCTCCATGCCAGCAGCTCTCAATGAGCCAATTAACCTGCTGCAGAGGCTGTGTGAAGAGCTGGAGTACAGCGAGCTGCTGGACACGGCCAGCAACACACCAGACCCATACCAGAGGATG GTTTACGTCGCTGCCTTTGCTATTTCTGGTTATTCCACAGCAACGTTCAGAAACCGCTACAAGCCCTTTAATCCAGTGTTGGGAGAAACCTTCGAGTGCATCAGAGATGATCGAGGTTTCCGCTTCATCAGTGAGCAG GTATGCCACCACCCACCCATCTCAGCCTGCCATGCTGAGTCagaaaacttcacattttgGCAAG ACCAAAGATGGAAGAATAAATTCTGGGGAAAGTCACTGGAGATTGTGCCGACAGGAATGGTCAATGTAACTTTGCCAAG GTATGGTGATCACTATGAGTGGAACAAAGTGGTAACCTGCATCCACAACGTGCTCAGCCAGCAGAGGTATCTGGAGCATTATGGAGAGGTGACCATTCAAAACCTGACTAACAACACCTGCACCTGCAAGATCACCTTTGTCAAG TCTCGTTACTGGGGTTCAGACTCAAACAAGAACGAAGTGCAAGGGACAGTTATCGACCAAAGTGGCAATGTCATTCACCGGTTTGGAGGTCTTTGGCATGAAGGAATCTTCTGCGATACTCTGCCGACTCCAAAATGCATCTGGAAGCCTA ATCCTCAGCCAAAGGATTACCTGCTGTATTATGGCTTCTCTTCGTTTGCCATGGAGCTGAATGAACTCACGCCAAACCTGAAGCCTCTCCTCCCTCCTACCGACACTCGCCTGCGCCCAGACCAAAG AATGCTGGAGGAAGGAAAAGTTGCCGAGGCCGACAAGAAGAAAGACGACGTTGAAGAAATTCAAAGAGAGCAGAGAAAACAGCTCGCCAAAAGGGGAGAGGAGCATATTCCTCGGTTTTTCAA GAAAGCCAAAGATTCCTGTGGACGGGATGTGTGGCTGACCAATGGCACTTACTGGAAGCTCAGGGATGATCCAGGTTTTTCTAATCTTGAAAATATAGTCCTGTGGTAA